GCAATTTCTACTTGTTTGCGATCGCTAATGTCACGCCCCGTCCCTGCCACGGCTTCAACTGTGCCCTCTGCATCAAACAGCGGTACAAAAATGTATTCGTAGACGCTGGTTCCCAAAGCACTGGTGTAGGGGGTTTCGTCCTCAATGGGTTGGCGTGTGGTGATGACCTGTTGAATTTGCTGTTGAAGGCGATCGGCTAGTTCGGGTGGGTAGCCCAAGTCAAAAAAGTTTTGACCCACAATGTCTGTCAAGTTTTTTTGCCACAGGTTAAGCAGGGGTTGATTGGCATAGGTAAATCGCCCTGCCAGATCAAAGGTGAAAATGAAATCAGAGACAGACGATAAGATTTGATCGAGGTGACGACGAGCCGCTGTCTGACGCGATCGTCCCAACTCCACATTGACAGCGACTCGTGCCAACAGTTCGCGGGCACTAAAGGGTTTAACCAGATAGTCATCGGCTCCAGCATTTAGCCCTTCCACGGCTGATTCTTCTCTGGCACGGGCAGACAGCAGCAGAATGGGAACTTCGCGCGTTCGGGGATCGTGTCGCAACTGCCGGAGCAACTCAAACCCATCCATTCCCGGCATCATTACATCGCTCAGAATTAAATCAGGCGTTGCTGCGCGGGCGGCGTTGAGAGCGGATGATCCTTCGGTAAACACCTCAACCTGATAAAACTCGCGCAAAATGCGGTGCAGATAGTTCCGCATATCGGCATTGTCATCAACCAGAAAAACGCGAGCCGTGGAAGAAGCTGAGGATGAGGAAGGTTTATCAACGCGATCGTTCTCCCACAGCCAGCTTGACGCTTCTTGCACATAGAATGCAGCACTATCTGTCAGTTGAGCTTGATTATTGTGAAAGCCATTCTCTAGAGTCGAAGCTGCACCAGCGTCCTGTACGGCAACAGTAGGGGATGGGTTCATCGGCAACAGGACTCGAAACGTACTGCCGTGACCCAGAGTACTCTCAACCGCGATAGCCCCTCCATGCAACTGCACCAGTTCTTGCACCAGCGATAGCCCGATGCCTGTCCCTTCAAACGTGCGTCCCTTTGCGCCTTCTACTCGGTGAAATCGCTCAAACAATCGAGGTAAATCGGCGGCTGGAATGCCAGTGCCCGTGTCACGCACCATCAGTTCGACCTGGCTTCCAACAGTGTGCAGCGAAACGGTAATTTCCCCCTCAAACGTGAACTTAAACGCATTCGAGAGCAGATTCAGCACAATCTTTTCCCACATATCCCGATCCACAGAGATGGGTCGGGGAAACGGAGGACAATCGACAATCAACCGTAGCCCCGCTCGCTCCGTGGCAGACTGAAACAGACTGGCTAATTCAACCGTATAGGTGGCAAGATCCGTTGGTTCAAAATGGGCTTGGGCGCGTCCAGCTTCGATTCGTGAAAAGTCAAGCAGCGTGTTGACCAGCTTGAGGAGTCGCTGGGCATTGCGCTGGGCGATCGCGATCTGCTCTCGTGCATCCGGGGGCAACTGGTTACTTTGCAGCACCTCCTCTAACGGATTGAGCATCAACGTTAAGGGAGTGCGAAACTCGTGGCTGACGTTTGAAAAAAAGGTAGTCTTTGCCTGATCGAGTTCGGCTAGCATTTCAGCGCGGCGACGCTCTTCCTCATACGCCTGAGCATTGCGAATGGATACGGAAACCTGTCCGACTAACAACTCATAGAACGATCGATACCCTTCATCCAAGGCTCGATTAGGGTTCACCCCTGCGATCAGCACACCCAACGGTGCAGTTTGCCCCGAAGAGGCGATCGGCATCATTAGCGCCGTGTGAACTGGCTCATTCCACGGCCCTCCAGGCACGGTCATGTGTTGATCCAACTCTTCCACCAGAATGGTTTCACCCGCCGCGACAGGTGCAAACGACCAGAGGGGGTGATTGGTCTTTAAATCAATGGAGTGGGGACAAAGTTGTTCGTCTGCGGTTAACCCCCCGGTTCCTTGCAACGTGAGCGTTCTGCCATCCGGCTCGCGTAAATACAGCAGCGCAAATGGTACATCTAGGGGATGAGTGGCGATCGTCTTTATCAAGTCCTGGCACGTATCCTGCACACTGCGCGTTTCACCCGTTTGGGTTGCCAGATCCCGCAACAGTCGCAGCCGCCGTTCTCCTAAAACTTGCTGCGTCACCTCGCTACAAACCGCCAGCATCCCCACAATCTGCCCATCATCATCTTCAGCAGGGGCGTGCGACACACTGAAGTAAGATTCTTCTCGATACCCGGCACGTTCTAAAACCAGTGGCAAGGCTGGAGTCCAATTGGCAACCCCCGTTGCCATCACCCGCTGAATCATTGGTCCGAGCGTATCCCAGGCTTCTGCCAGAGTTTCTCGGATATCGGTTCCCAGGGCTGCTGGGTGCTTATCACCAATTAGCTGAGAGTAGGCATCGTTGTAAAACTGCGTGAACTCCGTTCCCCAGGTTAGCACCATTGGATAGCGCGAGGTGAGCAGCGTCTTGACCAGCGATTTGAGGCTTTGTGACCAGCACTGCACTGTCCCAACGGGGGTTTGTGACCAATCGAGCGAGTTCATCAACCCACCCATTTCACCACCATTTGCAAAGATGGAGTTGGCAGCTTTGCTTTGTGCTGAACCTGTCATCGCTGCGGTTTCCTGAAATATTGAGCCAGGATGTCTGCGCCCTGTTCTCCCATCTGCTGTAGCAGCAGTTCGATCTGTTTCAAGGCGATTGGCATGGGCTTGGTGCGTCCGTTTTCCCAACGGTTGACGCTCTGAAAGGAAACTCCCAGCTTTTCGGCAAATTTGACTTGCGAGAGGTCAAGTCGTTGCCGCGTTTCTCGTACCAAAGCTGCTAACTCTGACTGCTTAAGTGCAGACATAGAATTCTTACTTCAAATGGCATTTATTAGCTATATCACCTGGTATAGCTTCATTCTATCCCTCTGGAGAGATAGAGATATTCTGGCAATGTCTGGAAATTTAAAGGGTTCAAATGCGTGACATAGTTATTCTGCGATCGCTGCTTTATTTCGTCATGGCGGGCTTATGCGAAATCGGGGGTGGATACTTAGTTTGGTTGTGGGTACGGGAAAGCAAAAGTGGCTGGTTGGCATTGGGTGGAGTACTTTTACTTACTGCCTATGGATTTGTAGCAACACTTCAACCTGCCAACTTCGGACGAGCCTATGCCGCTTATGGCGGAATTTTCATCATCCTATCCATCATCTGGGGATGGAAAGTAGATAACGTGATACCCGATCGCATGGACTGGTTAGGAGGCACGATCGCGCTGGCTGGTGTCCTGGTCATCATGTACGCCCCTAGAACTTAATCTGCACAAGGGGGACTGGATAGTAGCTGCTGGTCAATTAATTTTTTTTGGATGGCAATGACGGCTGCTTGAGTGCGATCGCGCACGTCTAGTTTTTGGAGAATGGCATGAACATGAACTCGTACCGTTCCTGGCGCAATATATAGCATTTCAGCAATTTCTTGATTCGTTTTGCCATCGGCAATTAACGCTAGGATTTCCTGTTCTCGCCGAGTCAGAACAGGAGAAGTGTTGTCTGCATTATTCGCTGGCGTGGCACTGGAATTATTTTCAAAAGCAGCCCGAATTTCAGTTGTCGCCGCAGAATCCCACCAGGAGGCTCCAGTTGCAACTGATTGAATTGCCAGAATGAGAGTCTGTGATGGCGCACCTTTGAGGCAGTAGCCTTGTGCCCCAACTTCGATGATGCGGTTAATCAGTGCTTTTTGAGTGTGGGAGGTCAGTACTAGAACTGGAAGATCTGGAGCTAATTGCTTGATTTGCCGACAGGCTTCAATTCCCCCCAGTCCTGGTAGTCCAATATCGAGAACAACGATATTCAGCGAGTGGCTTTTGACAATCTCGATCGCCGTCTCGCCATCTTCTGCCTCTGCCACAATTTCCAGCCCTGACTCTCGCTCCAGTCGTACCCGTAAGCCGAGACGGAAGAGTTCATCATCCTCAACCAGAAGAATTTTGAGCGGTGGAGATGCCATCTTAAGCAGAAAGGGAGGGATTATACGGAAAAGTCGGTAGCCGAAAAGCAAAGATTGCTCCGGTGGGGTGCCGATTCTCTGCCCAAATTGTACCGCCGTGAGCTTCTACAATCTGCCGGGATAAGTAAAGTCCCAACCCTGAACCCTTTGCCTGCCGATCGCTCTGCCCCTGATAAAACCGTTCAAACAGGTGGGGAAGCTCATCGGACTTGATACCTGCACCATTGTCTGTGACCTTCACCGTTTGGTAAGAGGAACCAGGTTCCAGAACGACCTCAACCCGTCCGCCACGGGGGGAGTGGTTGATGGCATTTGTGAGTAGGTTTGCCATGACTCGTTGAAGTTGTAACGTATCCCCTTTTACCCAGAGGAACTGACGAAAGTCGGATGCTCCATAA
This is a stretch of genomic DNA from Oscillatoria sp. FACHB-1407. It encodes these proteins:
- a CDS encoding response regulator — encoded protein: MASPPLKILLVEDDELFRLGLRVRLERESGLEIVAEAEDGETAIEIVKSHSLNIVVLDIGLPGLGGIEACRQIKQLAPDLPVLVLTSHTQKALINRIIEVGAQGYCLKGAPSQTLILAIQSVATGASWWDSAATTEIRAAFENNSSATPANNADNTSPVLTRREQEILALIADGKTNQEIAEMLYIAPGTVRVHVHAILQKLDVRDRTQAAVIAIQKKLIDQQLLSSPPCAD
- a CDS encoding YnfA family protein yields the protein MRDIVILRSLLYFVMAGLCEIGGGYLVWLWVRESKSGWLALGGVLLLTAYGFVATLQPANFGRAYAAYGGIFIILSIIWGWKVDNVIPDRMDWLGGTIALAGVLVIMYAPRT
- a CDS encoding helix-turn-helix domain-containing protein, coding for MSALKQSELAALVRETRQRLDLSQVKFAEKLGVSFQSVNRWENGRTKPMPIALKQIELLLQQMGEQGADILAQYFRKPQR
- a CDS encoding response regulator, with amino-acid sequence MTGSAQSKAANSIFANGGEMGGLMNSLDWSQTPVGTVQCWSQSLKSLVKTLLTSRYPMVLTWGTEFTQFYNDAYSQLIGDKHPAALGTDIRETLAEAWDTLGPMIQRVMATGVANWTPALPLVLERAGYREESYFSVSHAPAEDDDGQIVGMLAVCSEVTQQVLGERRLRLLRDLATQTGETRSVQDTCQDLIKTIATHPLDVPFALLYLREPDGRTLTLQGTGGLTADEQLCPHSIDLKTNHPLWSFAPVAAGETILVEELDQHMTVPGGPWNEPVHTALMMPIASSGQTAPLGVLIAGVNPNRALDEGYRSFYELLVGQVSVSIRNAQAYEEERRRAEMLAELDQAKTTFFSNVSHEFRTPLTLMLNPLEEVLQSNQLPPDAREQIAIAQRNAQRLLKLVNTLLDFSRIEAGRAQAHFEPTDLATYTVELASLFQSATERAGLRLIVDCPPFPRPISVDRDMWEKIVLNLLSNAFKFTFEGEITVSLHTVGSQVELMVRDTGTGIPAADLPRLFERFHRVEGAKGRTFEGTGIGLSLVQELVQLHGGAIAVESTLGHGSTFRVLLPMNPSPTVAVQDAGAASTLENGFHNNQAQLTDSAAFYVQEASSWLWENDRVDKPSSSSASSTARVFLVDDNADMRNYLHRILREFYQVEVFTEGSSALNAARAATPDLILSDVMMPGMDGFELLRQLRHDPRTREVPILLLSARAREESAVEGLNAGADDYLVKPFSARELLARVAVNVELGRSRQTAARRHLDQILSSVSDFIFTFDLAGRFTYANQPLLNLWQKNLTDIVGQNFFDLGYPPELADRLQQQIQQVITTRQPIEDETPYTSALGTSVYEYIFVPLFDAEGTVEAVAGTGRDISDRKQVEIA